A genome region from Dickeya chrysanthemi NCPPB 402 includes the following:
- a CDS encoding non-ribosomal peptide synthetase, with translation DHAGELPTPVSLAADVCTPAPAGTRTLQQQVTLPAAPFAALAEQRFGGKAQPAEIAMAALTVYLYRMSGESRLSVGFPFMRRMGSAALCACGPVVNVLPLQLTLQPDMTLIDATQALLAEIKAVRRHQRYEAEQLRRDLGLVGGSEGLYGPVINFKVYNAGLTLGNTPVTTHVLAMGPVDDMEFTLGVQDGELQLELVANPARYDEQVLQGHAQRLQHLLEQLVRQPSQAIGALNLLSDSEWRHIDGWGSGPRLTIPATLRSVLDCLQQQVQQQPDALAVVCGREQLSYRELSARVMQLTRRLMAQGIGAGDVVAIGVPRSVSSVVAIFGVLASGAAYMPLDLDYPRERLALMCDDARPALLLTHSAVRAQMPELSPVLCLDDAALRAECARLPAHPVTDAERREPLCGDHLAYMIYTSGSTGKPKGVMSTHAGLLNLMMSHSSFLFGPAIARFSQQHGRRLRAGHTASFSFDSSWEPLFCMMMGSELHIFDEELRKDAWALVQHFNQTPVDLLDITPSFFTQMIDSGLLEADNHQPAFIMIGGEAATPRLWQLMRQHPQMEIHNYYGPSEYTIDTLGARVTVADQPVIGQPVANTRVWLLDNQLRPVPVGVPGELYIAGPGLARGYLRRPDLTATRFVACPFMPGAVMYRTGDLMRWRHDGQLAFIGRVDHQIKVRGFRVELGEVENALVALAEVSTAVVIAEPLGATHRLIGYCSVPDEAARAQPDCAARLLAQLAEQLPDYMIPAVLMVMAELPLTVNGKIDRQALPKPQQAAAVAGREAATDQERLICQSIASLLKLDSVSAEADFFALGGDSISAMGLGTLLRRAGWQLRPKTIFAERTPARMAQAMQPLAAASGPARTVRHGVVDGLPVVHGFDRLAGINQRFAHGVFLSVPDALQPAHLTQALTALAQAHPALTALTRDGQLVIDAASSTIVSVLSDTLTAQEPVEAAAERAFEAAVARLDPAAGQMMQAVLLQRDGRACGLVWVVHHLVVDGVSWRVLLPELRQAAEAAMAGQPAVLPAEECSLVDWSASLKGQVAARRAELPLWQSALAAPLPQLGQRRLDPSRDQEQTRRLSRRVLDNGLTDAVLTTLPERYQARVDEILLGALVLACHRRFGVQPLRLALESHGRIDTPEGLDLGRTVGWLTAEYPVCIDASAVDATPWAILRSVKGALRAVPDRGVGYGVLRYLDAQSADALAALEVHAPEILFNYLGRFDAGEGPWLPRRSERYFRDAFAVAQAPTIPLSHPLDINIFVDEQGEQPQLAIHWGWAHGVFDAEDIDALHQGMMQAIEAWRDLAAYPPLSDTLVSADVALSGVDDPTLERLRQHYGPLAAVLPVLPLQQGLLFHAQLAQAAGSYNSLTRLSLRGPLSVAQLSQALEAVVRHHPQLAARFDTEQTSAPLQVLPVLRDDYSYWPLENLTLPAMSADDEADALLALEKAELARDLFHQPSSMLHALLVSHADGERHTLFLNAHHLVVDGWSTPVCLRDLFTALYQGRSALTPHAVPYADIIRQLAARDAQASRQRWRDVLTDARPTLLFGDGPHHGEVRELELLPEPQLEHGLLALCKQYGLTLNSVMQGLWGMLLSASSGADDVLFGSPVSGRFGQIDGISQQVGLFSNTLPVRVRLDAARALPPQLAELQAQQIQLIEHDDVGLGEIQQLAGTGTLFDTLLVVENYPDGDELSQPGQALRCEAVNNRGYTHYPLTLLVLPGKRLRLLMEYRDGVTQPQRLAQRLLLLLQQLVAKPERPLSAWNLQLPEEQALLAAVNRTEQPVPPGTLHQALAAQAQRTPECIALVDCRHQLTYRQVRHQTRLLADRLIDAGVRPGDIVAVALPRSVRLSLALYAILEAGAAYLPLDTGYPDERLALMVEDAQPRLMITESSLQSRFADMADVLLLDTLADERQSPRHPSPQIAEQSSLVAEQQAAYVIYTSGSTGRPKGVVVGHQAIVNRLWWMQHQYPLQADDVVLQKTPCSFDVSVWEFFWPLMVGARLVMAPPDAHRDPEALVQLINDYAVTTLHFVPSMLAAWVSALETRPRAEIGCGSLRRVFCSGEALSRELALNYQALIAAPLHNLYGPTEAAVDVTWQPASGEALERCQLPGIPIGLPVWNTQLRILDGALRPVPVGVPGDLYLCGIQLAQGYLRRPDLTASRFVADPFASGERMYRTGDIARWLEDGTVDYLGRSDDQLKIRGQRIELGEIEQVLLAQPGVAQAVVGARELGGKSARLHGADARQLVTWLVPQAETTLDIAALQQALSQQLPAHMVPVSYVLMTSFPLSANGKLDRKALPAPAGQQAAGRAPQTDSERTIAALFAELLACETVSAEDDFFALGGHSLLAMRLAAEIRRRLQRSLTVGQIMAARSVASIAALVDDGTDGSHSDGNGETLPLRSGRGPVLFCLHPASGFAWQYAGLLRYLDGDYPIVGLQSPRPDGVIARCESVADMCDHHLATIRRIQPQGPYFLLGYSLGGTLAHGIAARLQQAGETVSFLGLLDTYPPEGQDWSAPDEADAREEVAREQAGFMADTQAEDDLQLRAERAAMFSNIVANYQDAVRLLSSAHSGRYDGEATLFVATRTLPADMDVNATWAPYVGTLTQYPQPCEHADILSPASLENLGPLLNKLLRR, from the coding sequence GCTGACGGTGTACCTCTACCGTATGAGCGGCGAGTCGCGGTTGTCGGTGGGTTTTCCGTTTATGCGGCGGATGGGGTCGGCGGCGCTGTGCGCTTGCGGGCCGGTGGTCAACGTGTTGCCGTTGCAACTGACGCTACAGCCGGATATGACGCTGATTGACGCCACGCAGGCGCTGCTGGCGGAAATTAAGGCGGTACGCCGTCATCAACGCTATGAAGCGGAGCAGTTGCGGCGGGATTTGGGGCTGGTCGGCGGCAGTGAAGGCTTGTACGGACCGGTGATTAACTTCAAGGTCTACAACGCCGGGTTGACGCTGGGAAATACGCCGGTGACGACGCACGTGCTGGCGATGGGACCGGTGGATGATATGGAATTTACCCTCGGCGTGCAGGACGGCGAGCTGCAACTGGAGCTGGTCGCCAACCCGGCGCGTTATGATGAGCAGGTGTTGCAGGGACACGCGCAGCGTCTGCAACACCTGCTGGAACAACTGGTACGGCAACCGAGTCAGGCTATCGGCGCGCTGAACCTGCTCAGCGACAGCGAATGGCGGCATATCGACGGGTGGGGCAGCGGCCCGCGCCTGACGATACCGGCGACGTTGCGCTCGGTGCTGGATTGTTTGCAACAGCAGGTACAACAGCAGCCGGATGCGCTGGCCGTCGTCTGTGGTCGTGAACAGCTTAGTTACCGTGAATTGTCGGCGCGGGTGATGCAACTGACGCGCCGGTTGATGGCGCAAGGCATTGGCGCCGGCGATGTGGTGGCGATCGGCGTGCCGCGCTCGGTATCGTCGGTGGTGGCGATTTTCGGGGTGCTGGCCAGCGGTGCGGCTTACATGCCGCTGGATCTGGATTATCCGCGCGAGCGTCTGGCGTTGATGTGCGATGACGCGCGTCCGGCGCTGCTGTTGACCCACAGCGCGGTGCGTGCGCAGATGCCGGAGCTATCGCCGGTGTTGTGTCTGGACGACGCCGCCTTGCGGGCCGAATGCGCCCGGTTACCCGCCCACCCGGTGACGGATGCGGAACGGCGCGAACCGCTGTGCGGCGACCATCTGGCGTATATGATCTACACCTCTGGTTCTACCGGGAAGCCGAAAGGGGTGATGAGTACCCACGCCGGCTTGCTCAACCTGATGATGTCGCATTCAAGCTTCCTGTTCGGCCCGGCGATCGCCCGTTTCTCACAGCAACACGGCCGTCGCCTGCGCGCCGGGCACACCGCGTCATTCTCCTTCGATTCCTCCTGGGAACCGCTGTTTTGCATGATGATGGGCAGCGAGTTACACATTTTCGATGAAGAATTGCGTAAAGACGCCTGGGCGCTGGTGCAGCATTTTAACCAGACGCCCGTCGACTTGTTGGATATCACGCCATCGTTTTTCACCCAGATGATCGACAGTGGTCTGCTGGAGGCGGATAACCATCAGCCGGCCTTCATCATGATTGGCGGCGAAGCGGCCACGCCGCGGCTGTGGCAACTGATGCGCCAGCATCCGCAGATGGAAATTCATAATTATTACGGACCGTCGGAATACACCATCGATACGCTGGGCGCGCGGGTCACGGTAGCGGATCAACCGGTGATCGGCCAGCCGGTCGCCAATACCCGGGTCTGGCTGCTGGATAACCAATTGCGCCCGGTGCCGGTGGGCGTGCCCGGTGAGCTGTACATCGCCGGACCGGGATTGGCGCGCGGCTATCTGCGCCGCCCGGATCTGACCGCCACGCGCTTTGTCGCCTGTCCGTTCATGCCGGGCGCGGTGATGTACCGCACCGGCGACCTGATGCGCTGGCGTCACGACGGTCAACTGGCGTTTATCGGCCGCGTTGACCACCAAATCAAAGTACGGGGTTTCCGCGTCGAACTAGGCGAAGTGGAAAACGCGCTGGTGGCGCTGGCCGAGGTCAGCACCGCGGTGGTGATCGCCGAACCGCTCGGCGCGACGCATCGGCTGATTGGTTACTGCTCGGTGCCGGACGAGGCCGCCCGCGCACAACCGGATTGCGCCGCCCGCCTGCTGGCGCAACTGGCGGAACAATTGCCGGACTACATGATCCCGGCGGTATTGATGGTGATGGCGGAACTGCCGCTGACCGTCAACGGCAAGATTGACCGTCAGGCGCTGCCGAAACCGCAACAGGCCGCCGCGGTGGCCGGGCGTGAAGCCGCCACCGACCAGGAACGGCTGATTTGCCAGTCCATCGCCAGTTTGCTGAAACTGGATTCAGTCAGCGCGGAGGCGGATTTCTTTGCGCTGGGCGGCGACAGCATTTCCGCCATGGGGCTGGGCACGCTGTTGCGCCGCGCCGGCTGGCAACTGCGGCCGAAAACCATTTTCGCCGAACGCACGCCGGCGCGCATGGCGCAGGCAATGCAGCCGCTGGCGGCGGCATCCGGGCCGGCACGCACGGTACGGCATGGCGTGGTAGACGGCCTGCCTGTCGTGCACGGCTTCGACCGACTGGCGGGCATCAACCAACGGTTTGCGCACGGCGTTTTCCTGTCGGTGCCGGACGCGCTGCAACCGGCGCACCTGACACAAGCACTGACCGCACTGGCGCAGGCGCACCCGGCATTGACCGCGCTGACCCGCGACGGGCAACTGGTGATTGACGCCGCTTCGTCCACGATCGTATCCGTGCTTAGCGACACGCTGACGGCGCAGGAGCCGGTTGAGGCGGCGGCCGAACGGGCGTTTGAAGCGGCGGTGGCGCGCCTCGACCCGGCGGCAGGGCAGATGATGCAAGCGGTGCTGCTGCAACGCGACGGCCGCGCCTGTGGGCTGGTATGGGTTGTTCACCATCTGGTGGTGGACGGCGTATCGTGGCGCGTCCTGCTGCCGGAATTGCGTCAGGCGGCTGAGGCGGCGATGGCCGGTCAACCGGCCGTGTTGCCTGCCGAAGAGTGTTCGTTGGTCGACTGGTCCGCCAGTCTGAAAGGGCAGGTAGCGGCGCGCCGTGCCGAATTGCCGCTCTGGCAATCGGCGCTGGCGGCCCCGCTGCCGCAACTGGGGCAGCGACGTCTCGATCCGTCTCGTGATCAGGAGCAAACCCGACGGCTGTCACGCCGGGTACTGGATAACGGGCTGACCGATGCGGTGCTGACGACGTTGCCGGAACGCTATCAGGCGCGGGTGGACGAGATCCTGCTGGGGGCGCTGGTGCTGGCCTGTCACCGCCGCTTTGGCGTTCAGCCGTTACGGCTGGCGCTGGAATCTCACGGGCGTATCGACACGCCGGAGGGGCTGGATCTCGGGCGCACGGTCGGCTGGCTGACCGCCGAATACCCGGTGTGCATTGATGCGTCGGCCGTGGACGCTACGCCGTGGGCTATCCTGCGTTCGGTGAAAGGTGCGTTGCGGGCGGTGCCGGATCGCGGCGTCGGCTATGGCGTGCTGCGTTATCTGGATGCACAGAGCGCCGACGCGCTGGCGGCGCTGGAAGTGCACGCTCCTGAAATTCTATTCAATTATCTGGGGCGCTTCGACGCGGGCGAAGGGCCCTGGTTGCCGCGCCGCAGCGAGCGCTATTTCCGCGATGCCTTTGCCGTGGCGCAGGCACCGACGATACCGCTCAGCCACCCGCTGGATATCAATATTTTTGTCGATGAGCAAGGCGAACAACCGCAACTGGCTATCCACTGGGGATGGGCGCACGGGGTGTTCGACGCGGAGGATATCGATGCGCTACATCAGGGGATGATGCAGGCGATCGAGGCGTGGCGGGATCTGGCCGCTTATCCGCCGCTGTCCGATACGCTGGTATCCGCCGACGTGGCGCTGAGCGGTGTCGATGACCCGACGCTTGAGCGCTTGCGTCAACACTACGGGCCGCTGGCGGCGGTATTGCCGGTGCTGCCGCTACAGCAAGGATTGCTGTTTCACGCTCAACTGGCGCAAGCCGCCGGCAGTTATAACTCGCTGACCCGGCTGTCGCTGCGCGGCCCGCTGTCGGTCGCACAACTGAGTCAGGCGCTGGAAGCGGTGGTGCGTCACCATCCGCAACTGGCGGCGCGCTTCGATACCGAACAGACGTCGGCGCCGTTGCAGGTGTTGCCGGTACTGCGTGACGACTATAGCTACTGGCCGCTGGAGAACCTGACGTTACCGGCGATGTCGGCAGACGACGAAGCCGATGCCTTGCTGGCGCTGGAAAAAGCTGAACTGGCGCGTGACCTGTTCCATCAGCCGTCGTCGATGCTGCACGCGTTGCTGGTCAGCCACGCGGACGGGGAGCGGCACACGCTGTTTCTTAATGCGCATCATCTGGTGGTGGACGGCTGGTCGACCCCGGTGTGCCTGCGCGATTTGTTCACCGCATTGTATCAAGGCCGTAGCGCGCTGACGCCGCACGCGGTGCCGTATGCCGACATTATTCGCCAACTGGCAGCCCGCGATGCGCAGGCGTCACGTCAGCGCTGGCGCGACGTGCTGACGGATGCCCGCCCGACCCTGCTATTTGGTGACGGGCCGCATCATGGTGAGGTGCGAGAGCTGGAGTTACTGCCGGAACCGCAACTGGAACACGGCTTACTGGCGCTGTGTAAACAGTATGGCCTGACGCTCAATAGCGTAATGCAGGGCCTCTGGGGGATGCTGCTCAGCGCCAGCAGCGGGGCGGACGATGTGCTGTTCGGCTCGCCGGTGTCGGGTCGCTTCGGGCAGATTGACGGCATCAGCCAGCAGGTCGGGTTATTCAGCAATACGTTACCGGTGCGGGTACGGTTGGATGCCGCGCGGGCGCTGCCGCCGCAACTGGCCGAATTGCAGGCGCAACAAATCCAGTTGATTGAGCACGATGATGTCGGGTTGGGAGAAATCCAGCAACTGGCGGGGACCGGCACGCTGTTCGACACCCTGCTGGTGGTGGAGAACTACCCGGATGGCGATGAACTGAGTCAGCCAGGACAGGCGCTGCGCTGCGAGGCGGTCAACAATCGGGGTTACACCCACTATCCGCTGACGCTGCTGGTACTGCCCGGCAAACGGCTGCGGTTGTTGATGGAATACCGCGACGGCGTGACGCAGCCACAGCGGCTGGCGCAACGCCTGTTGCTGTTGCTGCAACAACTGGTGGCCAAGCCAGAGCGCCCGCTATCGGCCTGGAACCTGCAACTGCCGGAAGAACAGGCGTTGCTGGCGGCGGTCAACCGCACTGAACAGCCGGTGCCGCCGGGCACGTTGCATCAGGCGCTGGCGGCGCAGGCGCAGCGCACGCCGGAGTGCATCGCGCTGGTGGATTGCCGGCATCAACTGACTTACCGTCAGGTTCGACATCAAACCCGGCTACTGGCCGATCGGCTGATCGACGCCGGCGTGCGGCCCGGCGATATCGTGGCGGTGGCGTTGCCGCGCTCGGTGCGCCTCAGTCTGGCGCTGTATGCGATTCTGGAAGCGGGTGCCGCTTACCTGCCGCTGGATACCGGTTATCCGGATGAACGACTGGCGCTGATGGTGGAGGATGCGCAACCCCGGCTGATGATCACCGAAAGCAGTTTGCAGTCACGTTTTGCCGACATGGCGGATGTACTGCTGCTGGACACGTTGGCGGATGAACGCCAGTCGCCGCGTCACCCGTCGCCGCAGATCGCGGAACAATCGTCGCTGGTCGCGGAACAACAGGCGGCTTACGTGATTTACACCTCCGGCTCCACCGGCCGCCCGAAAGGGGTGGTGGTCGGCCATCAGGCCATCGTCAACCGCTTGTGGTGGATGCAACATCAATACCCGCTACAGGCGGATGACGTGGTGTTGCAGAAAACGCCGTGTAGCTTCGATGTTTCGGTGTGGGAGTTCTTCTGGCCGCTGATGGTCGGCGCCCGGCTGGTGATGGCACCGCCGGATGCGCACCGCGACCCGGAGGCACTAGTACAGTTGATCAACGACTACGCGGTGACCACCCTGCACTTTGTACCGTCGATGCTGGCGGCCTGGGTGAGCGCGCTGGAGACGCGCCCGCGTGCGGAGATCGGCTGCGGCAGTTTGCGGCGGGTATTCTGTAGCGGTGAAGCGTTGTCGCGCGAGTTGGCGCTGAATTATCAGGCGCTCATCGCGGCGCCGCTGCACAACCTGTACGGCCCGACCGAAGCGGCAGTAGATGTCACCTGGCAACCGGCATCCGGCGAGGCGTTGGAACGTTGTCAGTTGCCGGGCATCCCCATCGGCCTGCCGGTGTGGAACACCCAACTGCGCATTCTGGACGGCGCGCTGCGGCCGGTGCCGGTCGGCGTACCGGGCGATCTGTATCTGTGCGGCATCCAACTGGCGCAGGGGTATCTGCGTCGGCCGGATTTGACCGCCAGCCGTTTTGTGGCGGACCCGTTCGCCAGCGGTGAGCGCATGTACCGCACCGGCGACATCGCCCGCTGGCTGGAGGACGGCACGGTGGACTACCTCGGTCGCAGCGACGATCAGTTGAAAATCCGCGGGCAGCGTATCGAACTGGGCGAAATTGAGCAGGTGCTGCTGGCGCAGCCCGGCGTGGCGCAGGCGGTGGTCGGTGCGCGTGAGCTGGGCGGAAAATCAGCCCGACTACACGGTGCCGATGCCCGGCAACTGGTGACCTGGCTGGTGCCGCAGGCCGAGACCACGCTGGATATCGCCGCGTTACAACAGGCGCTGTCGCAACAACTGCCGGCCCATATGGTGCCGGTGAGTTACGTGCTGATGACGTCATTCCCGCTCAGCGCCAACGGCAAGCTGGATCGTAAGGCATTACCGGCGCCAGCCGGGCAGCAGGCCGCCGGACGCGCACCACAGACGGACAGCGAACGCACCATCGCCGCGTTGTTCGCCGAACTGCTGGCGTGCGAAACGGTATCGGCGGAGGACGATTTCTTCGCGCTGGGCGGTCATTCGTTGCTGGCGATGCGGCTGGCCGCCGAGATTCGCCGCCGGTTGCAGCGCTCGCTGACGGTGGGGCAGATCATGGCGGCGCGCAGCGTAGCCAGCATCGCTGCGCTGGTGGACGACGGAACCGACGGCAGTCACTCGGATGGCAATGGTGAAACGCTGCCGTTGCGTTCCGGCCGTGGACCGGTGTTGTTCTGCCTGCATCCGGCGTCGGGTTTTGCCTGGCAGTACGCGGGGTTGTTGCGTTATCTGGACGGGGATTACCCGATCGTCGGGTTGCAATCGCCGCGGCCGGACGGGGTGATCGCCCGCTGCGAATCGGTGGCTGACATGTGCGATCACCATCTGGCGACCATCCGACGTATTCAGCCGCAGGGGCCGTATTTCCTGCTGGGCTATTCGCTGGGGGGGACGCTGGCGCACGGTATTGCGGCGCGGTTGCAACAGGCGGGCGAAACGGTATCGTTCCTCGGCTTGCTGGATACCTACCCGCCGGAAGGGCAGGACTGGAGCGCCCCGGACGAAGCCGACGCCCGCGAGGAAGTGGCGCGCGAACAGGCCGGGTTTATGGCCGACACCCAGGCGGAGGACGATCTGCAATTACGGGCGGAACGGGCGGCGATGTTTAGCAATATCGTCGCCAACTATCAGGATGCGGTACGGTTGCTGTCATCGGCCCACTCGGGCCGTTACGACGGTGAAGCCACGCTGTTTGTGGCGACCCGAACCTTGCCGGCTGACATGGATGTCAACGCCACCTGGGCGCCGTATGTCGGCACACTGACGCAGTATCCGCAGCCTTGCGAACATGCGGATATTCTGTCGCCGGCATCGCTGGAAAACCTCGGGCCGTTGCTGAATAAACTGCTGCGCAGGTAA
- a CDS encoding ABC transporter ATP-binding protein — MTQLLHAEQLTLGYDNNIIARDLSVAIPAGKFSVIIGPNACGKSTLLRALCRLLKPMAGDVLLDGTSIHRIPTKTLARQLGLLPQHAIVPDNITVMDLVARGRYPHQTLLRQWSDADQTAVAQAMAATNVSELAERSVDALSGGQRQRVWIAMVLAQQTPLLLLDEPTTWLDIAHQIDLLDLFRELNQQHDRTLVAVLHDLNQACRYADHLIVMRAGTVMAQGAPADIVTAELVQDVFGMACVIIDDPVSHTPLIVPCGRHHPVP, encoded by the coding sequence ATGACACAGCTTTTGCACGCCGAGCAGTTAACGCTGGGCTACGACAACAACATTATCGCCCGGGATCTGAGCGTGGCGATCCCGGCCGGAAAATTCAGTGTAATCATCGGCCCCAACGCCTGCGGCAAATCCACCCTGCTGCGTGCGCTGTGCCGCCTGCTAAAACCGATGGCGGGCGACGTCTTGCTGGATGGCACCAGCATCCACCGTATTCCGACTAAAACGCTGGCACGGCAACTGGGGCTGTTGCCGCAGCACGCCATTGTGCCGGATAACATCACGGTGATGGATCTGGTGGCGCGCGGCCGCTACCCGCACCAGACGCTGCTGCGCCAGTGGAGCGACGCCGACCAAACGGCGGTGGCGCAAGCGATGGCGGCGACCAACGTCAGCGAACTGGCGGAACGCAGCGTGGATGCGCTTTCCGGCGGCCAACGCCAGCGGGTGTGGATAGCGATGGTGCTGGCGCAGCAAACGCCGCTGTTGTTGCTGGACGAACCGACTACCTGGCTGGATATCGCCCATCAGATTGACCTGCTGGACCTGTTCCGCGAACTGAACCAGCAGCACGACCGCACATTGGTCGCGGTGCTGCACGACCTTAATCAAGCCTGCCGCTACGCCGATCACCTGATCGTAATGCGTGCCGGTACGGTAATGGCGCAGGGCGCGCCCGCCGATATCGTCACCGCCGAACTGGTACAAGATGTGTTCGGCATGGCCTGCGTCATCATCGACGACCCGGTTTCTCACACTCCGCTGATTGTGCCCTGCGGTCGCCATCACCCGGTGCCTTGA
- the fepG gene encoding iron-enterobactin ABC transporter permease, whose protein sequence is MSTRTLFLRLPADVASGRLPLRALWVNLALLLGGAALLTLAVSLGTLPLSAAMVWQALAGHGDAGTVTVVTQWRAPRAVMALLSGAGLGVSGAIFQSLTRNPLGSPDVVGFNTGAYTGALVTIIVLHGSYYQIAGGAVLGGLATALAVYLLAWRRGISGFRLIIVGIAVSAVLSAFNTWLMIAGALETVMTAALWGVGSLNGMTWTKATPALLLIPLTLLATLLLARRLQLLEMGDDSARALGVSAESSRLQLMLCGIVLIAVVTACVGPISFIALAAPQIARRLARASTMPLCASALVGGLLLLTADIVAQHLFAGRQLPVGAVTVSIGGLYLIGLLIREARR, encoded by the coding sequence ATGTCTACCCGAACCCTGTTCCTGCGCCTGCCTGCCGACGTTGCCAGCGGCCGTCTGCCGCTGCGCGCGTTGTGGGTCAACCTGGCGCTATTACTGGGCGGCGCAGCATTGCTGACGCTGGCGGTGAGCCTCGGCACCCTGCCGCTGTCCGCCGCTATGGTGTGGCAGGCGCTGGCAGGCCACGGCGATGCCGGCACCGTGACCGTCGTCACCCAATGGCGCGCCCCACGGGCGGTGATGGCGCTGCTGTCAGGCGCGGGCCTCGGCGTCAGCGGCGCCATTTTCCAGTCGCTAACCCGCAACCCACTGGGCAGCCCGGACGTGGTCGGGTTCAATACCGGCGCGTATACCGGAGCGCTGGTGACTATCATTGTGCTGCACGGCAGCTATTACCAGATTGCCGGCGGTGCGGTACTGGGCGGCCTGGCGACGGCGCTGGCGGTTTATCTGCTGGCGTGGCGGCGAGGCATCAGCGGCTTTCGGTTGATCATCGTCGGTATTGCGGTCAGTGCGGTGCTGTCGGCGTTCAACACCTGGCTGATGATCGCCGGCGCGCTGGAAACGGTGATGACCGCCGCGCTGTGGGGCGTCGGATCGCTGAACGGCATGACCTGGACCAAAGCCACGCCCGCTTTGTTGCTGATCCCGTTGACGCTGCTGGCGACGTTGCTGCTGGCACGGCGCCTGCAACTGCTGGAGATGGGCGACGACAGCGCGCGGGCGTTGGGCGTGAGCGCGGAAAGCAGCCGATTGCAACTGATGCTGTGCGGTATCGTATTGATTGCGGTGGTGACTGCCTGCGTCGGGCCGATTTCCTTTATCGCGCTGGCGGCACCACAGATTGCACGTCGCCTGGCTCGCGCCAGCACTATGCCGTTATGCGCCTCGGCGCTGGTCGGTGGGCTGTTGCTGCTGACCGCTGATATCGTCGCGCAACATCTGTTTGCAGGCCGGCAATTACCGGTAGGCGCGGTGACGGTCAGCATCGGCGGGCTTTACCTCATCGGGTTACTGATCCGTGAAGCGCGTCGGTAA
- the fepD gene encoding Fe(3+)-siderophore ABC transporter permease, producing the protein MIATTGLPRLPPLVTGRRIAGVIPCLLLLALISLASLMLGARAIAPDVVWHTLFSQLQGPDSTIVLQARLPRTLAGILVGMALGAAGAVMQALTRNPLADPGILGVNAGASFAIVLGISVFGITGMASWLGFAWLGVLAAGLMVWVIGTLSGGRVNPIRLTLAGVALSAVLSGFTSSLSLLNPLAFDQLRLWEAGTLDIRSLSNVAWVTPTVLLGCALAFFTARSLNTLSMGDDLATALGTRVALIRVIAMLSVMLLCGSATALAGPIGFVGLMIPHIARGWAGPDQRWILIYSLLFAPILLLGADIIGRLLVPGELRVSIVTAFIGAPVLIWLVRRRHS; encoded by the coding sequence ATGATCGCGACAACCGGCTTACCGCGCTTACCGCCATTAGTCACTGGTCGGCGTATCGCCGGTGTGATCCCCTGCCTGCTGCTGCTGGCGTTGATCTCTCTTGCCAGCCTGATGCTGGGCGCCCGCGCTATTGCGCCGGACGTGGTCTGGCACACGCTGTTCAGCCAGTTGCAAGGTCCGGACAGCACCATCGTTTTACAGGCGCGGCTACCGCGTACTCTGGCCGGCATTCTGGTGGGCATGGCACTGGGCGCCGCCGGCGCGGTGATGCAGGCGCTGACCCGCAACCCGCTGGCCGACCCCGGCATCCTTGGCGTCAACGCCGGCGCCAGCTTCGCCATCGTGCTCGGTATCAGCGTCTTCGGCATTACCGGTATGGCCTCGTGGCTGGGTTTCGCCTGGCTCGGCGTACTGGCGGCCGGCCTGATGGTGTGGGTCATCGGCACCCTGAGCGGCGGCCGGGTCAACCCGATCCGCCTGACGCTGGCCGGCGTGGCGCTGAGCGCCGTGTTGTCTGGTTTTACTTCATCGCTGTCGTTGCTCAATCCGCTGGCGTTTGATCAACTGCGCTTATGGGAAGCCGGCACGCTGGATATCCGCTCATTAAGCAATGTCGCCTGGGTGACCCCCACCGTATTGCTGGGCTGTGCGCTGGCTTTTTTCACCGCCCGCTCGCTGAATACGCTCAGCATGGGCGATGATCTCGCCACCGCCCTCGGCACCCGCGTGGCATTGATTCGCGTTATCGCCATGCTGTCGGTGATGCTGCTGTGCGGTTCCGCCACCGCGCTGGCCGGCCCTATCGGGTTTGTCGGCCTGATGATCCCGCATATCGCACGCGGCTGGGCCGGTCCTGATCAGCGCTGGATCCTGATCTATTCGCTGCTGTTCGCCCCGATACTGCTGCTTGGCGCCGATATCATCGGTCGATTGCTGGTACCGGGTGAGCTGCGGGTCTCCATCGTCACCGCCTTTATCGGCGCGCCGGTCCTGATCTGGCTGGTACGTCGACGTCACTCTTAG